The segment GCCTTTGGATGGGGTCTTGGAGGAGAAGCCGGAGCCGCTGGGGGTCTTGGGAGTTTTCGGCGAGGCGGTGGAGCGAGAGGCTTTGGCTCTGCactctggagaaaaaaacagatgacgattattttacatttattctttTGGAAACGGCACAAAAGCATAATTTAGCTAAAAATTTAGATACCCACGGCGCCGTTTAGCGCTTCGCTGGTCTGAGCGGCGGTCTGAAAAGAGTCGTTTCGCCGGTTTTGACGCTCACACGAAataatttactgatttacaaacATCTTTTCTGATGGACGTCAacggggaaaagtctttctgtgtttggtttttagttttaactttgttattctttttttatttgtgtgtgtgtgtgtgtgtgtgtgtgtgtgtgtgtgtgtgcgtgtgtctcaCCACTAACAAAAGTTGGCGTTTTGCTGCTGTGCGTGAGCACAAAGTCGTCCTGAGCATACCGAAACTTCTCCGGCCCGCACGCCATGAACACGTCGTCGTCCCCGAAGAAATCCTGCAGACAGGTCAgctacacgcacacacacacacacacacacagacacacgcacacacacacacacacacacacacacacacacacacacacacacagtgattaATCAAACTTTTGGAAACGCCGCGGTGACGTATGACGGGACCGTGTGTGCAGACGACAGCTGGAGGATCTGAACACACGTTTCTGTCTGAGAACCGTCTGAGGATTAAATCCAACGTGAAAATGTCCCAGAttaggacagacagagacaaactgtGGACAATAACAGGTGAAGAAAAGAGGGAtcaacagagcagcagcaggattaAACAGGGAGACTGTTAAAGGACGGACACATCAGGACACATCAGGAC is part of the Plectropomus leopardus isolate mb unplaced genomic scaffold, YSFRI_Pleo_2.0 unplaced_scaffold3592, whole genome shotgun sequence genome and harbors:
- the LOC121938849 gene encoding neuronal migration protein doublecortin-like, with product MACGPEKFRYAQDDFVLTHSSKTPTFVSECRAKASRSTASPKTPKTPSGSGFSSKTPSKGLPRTKSPGPANEASGSQTAGKSSRSSPSPTSPGTRRNLK